In one Streptomyces marincola genomic region, the following are encoded:
- a CDS encoding nitric oxide synthase oxygenase codes for MHPHAQPHRPAAAPAWRVPDWQEAEDFVRLFHTEQPEQPVPFGTRLRQIRESLDHTGTYRHTPAELEFGARVAWRNASRCIGRLYWKSLRVLDRRAALTGAEIHGHLLDHLRLATNEGRIRPLISVFAPATPHRPAPRVWNAQLIRYAGYRAADGSPVGDQAHTAFTDVVRRMGWQAPGGWFDVLPLVVQTHGDKPQLFDVPRDLVLEVPIEHPEDPRFAALGLRWHALPAISNMRLSIGGIDYPLAPFNGWYMGTEIGARNLVDPDRYNLLPVVAGLLGLDTSRETTLWRDRALVELNLAVLHSFERAGVKISDHHTESHRFLTHLAREEAQGRVVPADWSWIVPPVSGGLTPVYHRYYDEADLRPNFYLDDEARALAEGRCPVAH; via the coding sequence ATGCATCCCCACGCGCAGCCCCACCGCCCCGCCGCCGCACCGGCCTGGCGAGTGCCCGACTGGCAGGAGGCGGAGGACTTCGTCCGCCTGTTCCACACAGAACAGCCCGAGCAGCCGGTGCCGTTCGGCACGCGGCTGCGCCAGATACGCGAAAGCCTCGACCACACGGGCACCTACCGGCACACGCCCGCCGAGCTTGAGTTCGGCGCGCGGGTCGCGTGGCGCAACGCGAGCCGCTGCATCGGCCGCCTGTACTGGAAAAGCCTGCGCGTCCTCGACCGGCGCGCCGCGCTGACCGGCGCCGAGATACACGGACACCTCCTCGACCACCTGCGTCTCGCCACCAACGAGGGCCGCATCCGCCCGCTGATCTCGGTGTTCGCCCCGGCCACCCCGCACCGACCCGCGCCCCGGGTGTGGAACGCGCAGCTCATCCGCTACGCCGGTTACCGCGCGGCCGACGGCAGCCCGGTGGGCGACCAGGCGCACACCGCGTTCACCGATGTCGTACGGCGCATGGGCTGGCAGGCGCCGGGCGGCTGGTTCGACGTGCTGCCGCTGGTCGTCCAGACGCACGGCGACAAGCCGCAACTGTTCGACGTGCCACGGGACCTGGTGCTCGAAGTGCCCATCGAGCACCCCGAGGACCCGCGATTCGCCGCACTCGGCCTGCGCTGGCACGCGCTGCCCGCCATCTCCAACATGCGGCTGTCGATCGGCGGCATCGACTACCCCCTGGCCCCGTTCAACGGCTGGTACATGGGCACCGAGATCGGGGCGCGGAACCTGGTCGACCCCGACCGCTACAACCTGCTGCCCGTCGTCGCCGGGCTGCTCGGGCTCGACACCTCGCGCGAGACCACCCTGTGGCGCGACCGCGCGCTGGTCGAACTCAACCTCGCCGTCCTGCACTCGTTCGAGCGCGCCGGCGTGAAGATCAGCGACCACCACACCGAGTCCCACCGCTTCCTCACCCACCTCGCGCGCGAGGAGGCGCAGGGGCGCGTGGTGCCCGCCGACTGGTCGTGGATCGTGCCGCCCGTCTCCGGCGGCCTGACCCCCGTGTACCACCGGTACTACGACGAGGCGGACCTGCGGCCGAACTTCTACCTCGACGACGAGGCCCGCGCGCTCGCCGAAGGCCGCTGCCCGGTGGCCCACTGA
- a CDS encoding TetR/AcrR family transcriptional regulator: MTAQPSEYHRRVAAQKRTSIIEAATKLFLDSGYDGTSLARIAEAAGVSRATLFKQFATKAALFEAIVTEYWKVDEEEAPLPEPGNLRAGLETIGRRYVALLTQPGMAALFRIVIAEVPRFPELGETQFKLGKMPYFESVRRYLAAENAAGTALLDDAEMAATQFLGMISTYVFWPRMLLARWEPDDSALTNAVDQAVLTMLARYGAPGPRGA, translated from the coding sequence ATGACGGCACAGCCTTCGGAGTACCACCGGCGTGTGGCAGCGCAGAAGCGGACGTCCATCATCGAGGCGGCCACGAAGCTGTTCCTCGACTCCGGCTACGACGGCACCTCGCTGGCCCGCATCGCCGAGGCGGCCGGGGTGTCGAGGGCGACTCTGTTCAAGCAGTTCGCCACCAAGGCGGCCCTGTTCGAGGCGATCGTCACCGAGTACTGGAAGGTCGACGAGGAGGAGGCGCCCCTCCCCGAGCCGGGGAACCTCCGCGCGGGGCTCGAAACCATCGGACGCCGCTATGTGGCGCTGCTCACCCAGCCCGGCATGGCCGCCCTCTTCCGCATCGTCATCGCCGAGGTGCCGCGCTTCCCTGAGCTCGGCGAGACCCAGTTCAAGCTCGGCAAGATGCCCTACTTCGAGTCGGTCCGCCGCTACCTGGCGGCGGAGAACGCCGCCGGTACGGCCCTGCTCGACGATGCGGAGATGGCGGCGACCCAATTCCTCGGGATGATCTCCACCTACGTGTTCTGGCCGCGGATGCTGCTCGCACGCTGGGAGCCCGACGACTCCGCCCTCACCAACGCGGTCGACCAGGCGGTGCTGACCATGCTCGCCCGATACGGCGCGCCGGGGCCCCGCGGCGCCTGA
- the paaN gene encoding phenylacetic acid degradation protein PaaN — protein MAPSHRATLDTAVETIRSRAHWSPHPEHPRAYQDDGSAAFRALCDTTFDLGQPGTDDWVGGEVSPYGFPLGVRYPHADPNVLLPAMRAALPAWRSAGPERRALVCLDILARINARTPEFAQAVMHTTGQAYPMALQAGGPHAQDRGLEAVAYAFAEQTRTPERAAWTKPQGKRDPLALVKEFVPVPRGIALVIGCNTFPTWNGFPGLFASLATGNPVLVKPHPRAVLPLALAVHVARETLADAGFDPNLVALAAERDGEGIARTLALRDEIRIIDYTGSTAFGDWLEENARQAQVFTEKAGVNTVVLDSTDDYRGMLANLAFSLSLYSGQMCTTPQNVLIPRAGIATDAGPKSYDEVVADLAAAVSGLLADDARAAGLLGALVGPQVLDRMTGAERAGRVALASRAVRHPEHPDATVRTPLIVAVDAADPDAEGAFMAECFGPVSFAVAVDSTDAAVALLRRTVRERGALTVLGHTTSERVARELTDACLDECAQLSLNLTGGVYVNQTAAFSDFHGSGGNPAANAALVDGAFITPRFRTVEIRRPA, from the coding sequence ATGGCCCCTTCGCACCGCGCCACGCTGGACACCGCCGTCGAGACCATCCGCAGCCGGGCTCACTGGTCCCCGCACCCCGAGCACCCGCGCGCCTACCAGGACGACGGCTCGGCCGCGTTCCGGGCGCTGTGCGACACCACGTTCGACCTCGGCCAGCCGGGCACCGACGACTGGGTGGGCGGCGAGGTCTCACCCTATGGCTTCCCGCTCGGCGTCCGCTATCCGCACGCCGATCCGAACGTGCTGCTCCCCGCGATGCGGGCGGCGCTCCCCGCGTGGCGTTCGGCCGGGCCCGAGCGGCGCGCCCTGGTGTGCCTCGACATCCTGGCCCGGATCAACGCGCGCACCCCGGAGTTCGCGCAGGCGGTCATGCACACCACGGGGCAGGCGTACCCGATGGCGCTCCAGGCGGGCGGCCCGCACGCGCAGGACCGCGGGCTCGAAGCGGTGGCCTACGCGTTCGCCGAGCAGACGCGCACGCCGGAGCGCGCGGCGTGGACCAAGCCGCAGGGCAAGCGCGATCCGCTGGCGCTGGTCAAGGAGTTCGTGCCGGTGCCGCGCGGCATCGCGCTGGTCATCGGCTGCAACACCTTCCCCACGTGGAACGGGTTCCCCGGCCTGTTCGCCTCGCTCGCCACCGGCAACCCGGTCCTCGTCAAGCCGCACCCGCGGGCCGTGCTGCCGCTCGCGCTCGCCGTGCACGTCGCGCGCGAGACGCTGGCCGACGCCGGGTTCGACCCGAACCTGGTCGCGCTCGCGGCCGAACGCGACGGCGAGGGCATCGCCAGGACGCTCGCGCTGCGCGACGAGATCAGGATCATCGACTACACCGGCTCGACGGCGTTCGGGGACTGGCTGGAGGAGAACGCCCGCCAGGCGCAGGTGTTCACCGAGAAGGCCGGGGTCAACACGGTGGTCCTCGACTCCACCGACGACTACCGCGGCATGCTGGCGAACCTGGCGTTCTCCCTGTCCCTCTACAGCGGCCAGATGTGCACCACGCCGCAGAACGTGCTGATCCCGCGCGCCGGCATCGCCACCGACGCCGGGCCCAAGTCGTACGACGAGGTCGTCGCGGACCTCGCGGCGGCGGTGTCCGGGCTGCTCGCCGACGACGCGCGGGCCGCCGGGCTGCTCGGCGCCCTGGTGGGCCCGCAGGTGCTCGACCGGATGACCGGGGCGGAACGGGCCGGCCGGGTCGCGCTCGCCTCCCGCGCGGTGCGGCACCCCGAGCACCCGGACGCGACCGTGCGCACCCCGCTGATCGTGGCCGTCGACGCGGCGGACCCCGACGCCGAAGGCGCCTTCATGGCCGAGTGCTTCGGGCCGGTCTCCTTCGCCGTGGCCGTGGACTCCACGGACGCGGCCGTCGCGCTGCTGCGCCGCACGGTGCGCGAACGCGGCGCGCTCACCGTGCTCGGCCACACCACGTCGGAACGGGTCGCGCGCGAGCTGACGGACGCCTGCCTCGACGAGTGCGCGCAGCTGTCGCTCAACCTGACCGGCGGCGTCTACGTCAACCAGACCGCCGCGTTCTCCGACTTCCACGGTTCGGGCGGCAACCCGGCCGCCAACGCCGCGCTGGTCGACGGCGCCTTCATCACGCCCAGGTTCAGGACCGTGGAGATCCGCCGCCCGGCGTGA
- a CDS encoding SDR family oxidoreductase, whose protein sequence is MERFAGRTVIVTGGSGGMGSSHVRGYHAEGANVVIAGRDDDAGRDLAAQLGQRALSVHLDVTSEDDWAAVVRDVEGHFGPISILVNNAGIQNPAAPVEHTELRTWERVLSVNVTGQFLGIRAVAPSMRRGGGGTIVNIASTMAHIGTAFYAPYTASKWAVRGLTRTAALELGRDNIRVNSLHPGVVSTPLINEPTVAGRPAIADFYSPDPFAIPRLAEPSEITRMLLFITSEDASFATGSEFVLDGGLLLGPALQPEADMAA, encoded by the coding sequence ATGGAACGCTTTGCGGGCCGGACCGTCATCGTCACGGGCGGCAGCGGGGGCATGGGCAGCAGCCATGTGCGGGGCTACCACGCCGAGGGGGCGAACGTCGTCATCGCCGGCCGCGACGACGACGCCGGCCGCGATCTCGCTGCTCAGCTCGGTCAGCGGGCTCTGTCCGTCCACCTGGATGTCACCAGCGAGGACGACTGGGCCGCGGTGGTGCGAGACGTCGAGGGCCACTTCGGGCCGATCAGCATCCTGGTGAACAACGCGGGCATCCAGAACCCGGCGGCCCCCGTCGAGCACACCGAACTCCGCACCTGGGAGCGCGTTCTCAGCGTCAACGTCACCGGCCAGTTCCTCGGCATCAGGGCCGTGGCTCCGTCGATGCGCAGGGGCGGTGGCGGAACCATCGTCAACATCGCCTCGACCATGGCCCACATCGGCACGGCCTTCTACGCCCCGTACACCGCCAGCAAGTGGGCCGTGCGCGGGCTGACCAGGACGGCCGCTCTGGAGCTGGGGCGGGACAACATCCGGGTGAACTCCCTCCACCCCGGCGTCGTCTCCACCCCGCTGATCAACGAACCCACCGTCGCGGGCCGGCCGGCCATCGCCGACTTCTACTCGCCCGACCCCTTCGCCATCCCCCGCCTCGCCGAACCCTCCGAGATCACCCGCATGCTGCTGTTCATCACCTCGGAGGACGCGTCGTTCGCCACGGGCTCGGAATTCGTCCTGGACGGTGGCCTGCTGCTCGGCCCCGCGCTCCAGCCCGAAGCCGACATGGCGGCCTGA
- a CDS encoding DUF5819 family protein: MLPSDTAPGGGTPTESVRLSALSLPARLVIAVAVGGVGTFMTWHLAMVFLFVAPSNTVSEEHGDTVRGYMYPEFEQNWKLFAPNPLQRNEGLSVRAEVREADGSTRVTDWIDLTAMDIDGIRHQLLPSHTAQNTLRRAWDFYSGSHDDDGDPVGLRGELSEAYVHRIALLRIQDSVDLGTVERVQLRSTVQRVPAPAWRPEDFDTAPVHEELDWWVVTTEDLPQGELASDRTAEEARR; this comes from the coding sequence ATGCTGCCATCCGACACGGCACCGGGAGGCGGGACGCCGACGGAGTCCGTGCGCCTCTCCGCCCTCTCCCTCCCCGCCCGCCTCGTCATCGCCGTCGCGGTGGGCGGCGTGGGCACGTTCATGACCTGGCACCTGGCGATGGTGTTCCTGTTCGTGGCCCCGTCGAACACCGTCTCCGAGGAGCACGGCGACACCGTGCGCGGCTACATGTACCCGGAGTTCGAGCAGAACTGGAAGCTGTTCGCGCCCAACCCCCTCCAGCGCAACGAGGGCCTGTCCGTGCGCGCCGAGGTCCGCGAGGCGGACGGCTCGACCCGCGTCACCGACTGGATCGACCTGACCGCCATGGACATCGACGGCATACGGCACCAGCTGCTGCCCAGCCACACCGCGCAGAACACGCTGCGCCGCGCCTGGGACTTCTACTCCGGCTCGCACGACGACGACGGCGACCCGGTCGGCCTGCGCGGGGAGCTGTCGGAGGCGTACGTGCACCGCATCGCCCTGCTCCGCATCCAGGACAGCGTCGACCTCGGCACCGTGGAACGCGTCCAGTTGCGCTCGACGGTCCAGCGCGTGCCCGCGCCCGCCTGGCGCCCCGAGGACTTCGACACCGCGCCCGTGCACGAGGAACTGGACTGGTGGGTGGTGACGACCGAGGACCTGCCGCAGGGCGAGCTGGCCTCGGACCGGACGGCCGAGGAGGCGCGGCGATGA
- a CDS encoding alkene reductase, with the protein MTTLFDSFRLGELALPNRVVMAPMTRVRAAAGGLATPSMAAYYAQRASAGLIVSEGVQPSLIGQSNPGTPGLHTDEQTESWRQVTGAVHTNGGRIFAQLMHGGRVSHPDTTGMRPVGPSAVAAVGDVFTPAGPKPAPMPRALETAEVPEHAESFGDAARRAVEAGFDGVELHGANGYLISQFLSSNANLRTDRYGGSVTNRIRFAVEATTAAVEAVGAERTGIRLSPGGAFWGVEETDTPALYAELLRELARLGVAYIHLEATMGDEVLLPLRRAWPGTLIMNPVFPMGPKQTDRAAADRWLGLGADLIGFGRAFIANPDLVERLRAGLPLAPVDEATYYQGGDAGYLTYPAYQYTA; encoded by the coding sequence ATGACGACCCTCTTCGACAGCTTCCGGCTCGGCGAACTGGCCCTGCCCAACCGCGTGGTGATGGCACCGATGACGCGGGTCAGGGCCGCGGCCGGCGGCCTGGCCACCCCCTCGATGGCCGCGTACTACGCCCAGCGGGCGTCGGCCGGCCTGATCGTGAGCGAGGGGGTGCAGCCCAGCCTGATCGGGCAGTCCAACCCGGGGACGCCGGGCCTGCACACCGACGAGCAGACCGAGTCGTGGCGCCAGGTGACCGGCGCCGTGCACACCAACGGCGGCCGGATCTTCGCCCAGCTCATGCACGGCGGGCGGGTCTCCCACCCCGACACGACCGGGATGCGGCCCGTCGGTCCTTCGGCCGTCGCGGCCGTAGGGGACGTGTTCACCCCGGCCGGGCCCAAGCCCGCCCCGATGCCGCGCGCCCTGGAGACGGCTGAAGTCCCCGAGCACGCCGAGTCGTTCGGAGACGCCGCCCGCCGCGCCGTCGAGGCCGGCTTCGACGGCGTCGAACTGCACGGCGCCAACGGCTACCTGATCTCGCAGTTCCTGTCCTCGAACGCCAACCTGCGCACGGACCGCTACGGCGGCTCGGTGACCAACCGCATCCGCTTCGCCGTCGAGGCGACGACCGCGGCCGTCGAGGCCGTCGGCGCGGAGCGGACCGGCATCCGCCTCTCGCCCGGCGGGGCGTTCTGGGGCGTCGAGGAGACGGACACGCCCGCGCTCTACGCGGAGTTGCTCCGCGAGCTGGCCCGCCTCGGGGTGGCGTACATCCACCTCGAAGCCACCATGGGCGATGAGGTCCTGCTGCCCCTGCGCCGCGCGTGGCCCGGCACCCTCATCATGAACCCGGTGTTCCCCATGGGCCCGAAGCAGACCGACCGGGCCGCCGCCGACCGCTGGCTCGGCCTCGGCGCCGACCTCATCGGCTTCGGCCGCGCCTTCATCGCCAACCCCGACCTCGTCGAGCGCCTGCGCGCCGGGCTCCCGCTCGCCCCCGTCGACGAGGCGACGTACTACCAGGGCGGCGACGCGGGTTACCTGACCTACCCCGCGTACCAGTACACGGCCTGA
- a CDS encoding HTTM domain-containing protein, which translates to MSVPAQRTKSPGGGTGGGALGGGGTGAGGTGGGTGAGGSPPSPFRDLGGRFDAALARGIGNVTRRALGPYQTAIVRIGFATTVLLFLLHEWPNRHQLYGPDSPWGFDLATRFVDGNGAFTVLLWWDSVPWFELVYHLTMVAAVAMLLGWRTRATSVLLMIGVLSLQNRSVFMGDGGDNVIRLMVMYLVLTRCAQVWSLDARRRARWAPGRPETNDPVGIALWAVLGALLLAAMLGGKLDSLVWSLFFGGMWLVHGFWWLVRRNAPGEPRIVSDIVANLVHNATLLVIMAEVCIIYATAGWYKIQGSRWQDGTAVYYPMQLDHFNVWPAVNDLLAGSGLIITALTYGTVITQVAFPFALLNRRAKNVLLVVMIAEHIGIAVLLGLPFFSLAMIAMDIVFLPTVFLLWLGGRAQRATDPVRRRLRGLRGPRPAPPGQRQAAAGDRQPAWAEKP; encoded by the coding sequence ATGAGCGTTCCCGCGCAGCGGACGAAGTCCCCGGGCGGCGGAACGGGCGGTGGCGCGCTGGGCGGCGGCGGGACGGGGGCCGGTGGAACGGGCGGCGGAACGGGGGCGGGCGGATCGCCGCCCTCGCCGTTCCGCGACCTGGGCGGCCGGTTCGACGCGGCGCTCGCGCGCGGCATCGGCAACGTCACGCGCCGGGCGCTCGGCCCGTACCAGACGGCGATCGTGCGGATCGGCTTCGCGACGACCGTGCTGCTCTTCCTGCTGCACGAGTGGCCCAACCGGCACCAGCTGTACGGCCCCGACAGCCCCTGGGGCTTCGACCTGGCGACCCGGTTCGTCGACGGGAACGGCGCGTTCACGGTCCTGCTGTGGTGGGACTCGGTGCCGTGGTTCGAGCTGGTCTACCACCTGACCATGGTCGCCGCGGTCGCGATGCTGCTCGGCTGGCGGACCCGCGCCACCTCCGTGCTGCTCATGATCGGCGTGCTCTCGCTCCAGAACCGCAGCGTGTTCATGGGCGACGGCGGGGACAACGTCATCCGGCTGATGGTGATGTACCTGGTCCTCACCCGCTGCGCGCAGGTGTGGTCCCTCGACGCGCGCCGGCGTGCGCGCTGGGCGCCCGGGCGCCCGGAGACGAACGACCCGGTGGGCATCGCGCTGTGGGCCGTGCTCGGGGCGCTGCTGCTCGCCGCCATGCTCGGCGGGAAGCTCGACAGCCTCGTGTGGAGCCTGTTCTTCGGCGGCATGTGGCTCGTGCACGGCTTCTGGTGGCTCGTGCGGCGGAACGCGCCAGGTGAGCCGCGCATCGTCTCCGACATCGTCGCCAACCTCGTCCACAACGCGACGCTGCTGGTGATCATGGCGGAGGTCTGCATCATCTACGCCACCGCCGGCTGGTACAAGATCCAGGGCTCGCGCTGGCAGGACGGCACCGCCGTCTACTACCCGATGCAGCTCGACCACTTCAACGTCTGGCCTGCCGTCAACGACCTGCTGGCCGGCAGCGGCCTCATCATCACGGCCCTCACCTACGGGACCGTGATCACGCAGGTGGCGTTCCCGTTCGCGCTGCTCAACCGGCGCGCGAAGAACGTGCTGCTCGTGGTGATGATCGCCGAGCACATCGGCATCGCCGTGCTGCTCGGACTGCCGTTCTTCTCCCTGGCCATGATCGCCATGGACATCGTCTTCCTGCCGACCGTCTTCCTGCTGTGGCTCGGCGGTCGCGCGCAGCGCGCGACCGACCCCGTGCGCCGGCGCCTGCGCGGCCTGCGTGGGCCGCGCCCCGCGCCGCCCGGGCAGCGCCAGGCTGCGGCGGGCGACCGGCAGCCGGCCTGGGCCGAGAAGCCGTGA
- the paaA gene encoding 1,2-phenylacetyl-CoA epoxidase subunit PaaA — translation MNARAETEHAGDGTRDHTANDTAGHAAAFERTIAADERIEPRDWMPDAYRATLVRQIAQHAHSEIIGMQPEADWITRAPSLRRKAILIAKVQDEAGHGLYLYGAAETLGTSRDELLDKLHAGRHKYSSIFNYPTLTWADVGAIGWLVDGAAITNQVPLCRCSYGPYARAMVRICKEESFHQRQGYELLHTLAHGTSAQRAMAQDAVDRWWWPSLMMFGPPDDASPRTEQSMAWRIKRHTNDELRQRFVDICVPQAEALGLTLPDPELRWNEERGHWDFGPVDWAEFRAVLAGEGPCNEERVSRRRRAHAEGAWVREAASAYAAKHPRGGAAPHVPTAPTVGAGAS, via the coding sequence GTGAACGCGCGAGCGGAGACGGAGCACGCCGGCGACGGCACTCGGGACCACACGGCGAACGACACGGCGGGCCACGCGGCGGCCTTCGAACGGACCATCGCGGCCGACGAACGGATCGAGCCCCGCGACTGGATGCCCGACGCCTACCGGGCCACGCTGGTCCGGCAGATCGCGCAGCACGCGCACTCCGAGATCATCGGCATGCAGCCGGAGGCCGACTGGATCACGCGCGCCCCCTCGTTGCGCCGCAAGGCCATCCTGATCGCGAAGGTGCAGGACGAGGCCGGCCACGGCCTGTACCTCTACGGCGCGGCCGAGACGCTGGGCACGAGCCGGGACGAACTGCTCGACAAGCTGCACGCGGGTCGGCACAAGTACTCGTCCATCTTCAACTACCCGACGCTGACCTGGGCCGACGTCGGCGCGATCGGCTGGCTCGTGGACGGCGCCGCGATCACCAATCAGGTGCCGCTGTGCCGTTGCTCCTACGGTCCCTACGCCCGCGCGATGGTGCGGATCTGCAAGGAGGAGTCGTTCCACCAGCGGCAGGGCTACGAGCTGCTGCACACGCTGGCGCACGGCACGAGCGCGCAGCGGGCCATGGCGCAGGACGCGGTGGACCGCTGGTGGTGGCCGTCGCTGATGATGTTCGGGCCGCCCGACGACGCCTCGCCGCGCACCGAGCAGTCGATGGCGTGGCGGATCAAGCGGCACACGAACGACGAGCTGCGGCAGCGTTTCGTCGACATCTGCGTGCCGCAGGCCGAGGCGCTCGGGCTCACCCTGCCCGACCCCGAGCTGCGGTGGAACGAGGAGCGCGGCCACTGGGACTTCGGGCCCGTCGACTGGGCGGAGTTCCGCGCGGTGCTGGCCGGTGAGGGGCCCTGCAACGAGGAGCGCGTCTCCCGGCGCCGCCGGGCGCACGCGGAGGGCGCGTGGGTGCGCGAGGCGGCGTCCGCCTACGCCGCCAAGCACCCGAGGGGCGGCGCCGCCCCGCACGTTCCCACGGCCCCGACCGTTGGCGCGGGCGCGTCGTGA
- a CDS encoding Lrp/AsnC family transcriptional regulator has product MPDDQLPSHDAAAVDSAPPARPLDPIDAAILRLLRADGRASVRSVAEQVHISRANAYARINRLIEDGVIRGFSVRVDHERAGQAASAYITLKIVQDSWRSVRAKLQALPGAAHIALVSGDFDVLLLVHTADNRALRELVLTRIQAMPEVLSTRTLLVFEEQDLLPGRPPAHR; this is encoded by the coding sequence ATGCCTGACGACCAGTTGCCCAGCCACGACGCAGCGGCCGTGGACTCGGCGCCCCCCGCCCGTCCCCTCGACCCGATCGACGCGGCGATCCTGCGGCTGCTGCGCGCCGACGGGCGCGCGTCGGTGCGTTCGGTCGCCGAGCAGGTGCACATCTCGCGGGCGAACGCCTACGCGCGCATCAACCGCCTCATCGAGGACGGGGTGATACGCGGCTTCTCGGTCCGCGTCGACCACGAGCGGGCGGGCCAGGCGGCCTCCGCGTACATCACGTTGAAGATCGTGCAGGACAGCTGGCGTTCGGTGCGCGCCAAGCTCCAGGCCCTGCCGGGCGCCGCGCACATCGCCCTGGTCAGCGGCGACTTCGACGTGCTGCTGCTCGTCCACACGGCGGACAACCGGGCGTTGCGCGAGCTGGTGCTCACCCGCATCCAGGCGATGCCCGAGGTGCTGAGCACCCGGACGCTGCTGGTGTTCGAGGAACAGGACCTGCTGCCCGGCCGCCCGCCGGCCCACCGCTGA
- the paaB gene encoding 1,2-phenylacetyl-CoA epoxidase subunit PaaB, which yields MSRAAEDEAEPGPGAGWPLWEVFVRPRRGLAHTHAGSVHAPDAELALRNARDLFTRRGEGVSLWVVPAAAVTASSPDERDPFFRPTADKPYRHPTFYEVPEGVRHL from the coding sequence GTGAGCCGGGCGGCGGAGGACGAGGCGGAGCCAGGGCCCGGCGCGGGGTGGCCGCTGTGGGAGGTGTTCGTGCGGCCCAGGCGGGGGCTGGCCCACACGCACGCGGGCAGCGTGCACGCGCCCGACGCGGAGCTCGCCCTGCGCAACGCCCGCGACCTGTTCACCCGCCGCGGCGAGGGCGTCTCGCTGTGGGTGGTCCCGGCCGCGGCCGTCACCGCCTCGTCGCCGGACGAGCGCGACCCGTTCTTCCGGCCCACCGCGGACAAGCCCTACCGGCATCCCACGTTCTACGAGGTTCCCGAGGGGGTGCGGCACCTGTGA
- a CDS encoding TrmH family RNA methyltransferase, translated as MTPTAAWRDLAAGGAVLLDGFHALKHAVRFGADVPLALTADRNAALALADDLAPDLADRLGALLTPVAPDELAALVPRPHPTGVAALARPAPRTPAPGARPVVVLENPRHLGNIGAVVRLVAGTGAAGVLTTGTVDPWHPAVLRAAAGLHWATAVGRVAGPEALPPGPLYALDPAGTDLRETALPPGALLAFGSERSGLSAELKARATALVSLPMREGVSSYNLATSVAMTLYHWLAAAPR; from the coding sequence GTGACGCCCACCGCCGCCTGGCGCGACCTGGCAGCGGGCGGCGCCGTGCTGCTCGACGGCTTCCACGCGCTGAAGCACGCGGTGCGCTTCGGCGCCGACGTGCCCCTGGCGCTGACGGCCGACAGGAACGCCGCCCTTGCCCTGGCCGACGACCTCGCGCCCGACCTGGCGGACCGGCTCGGCGCGCTGCTCACGCCGGTGGCGCCGGACGAACTGGCCGCGCTCGTTCCCCGGCCGCACCCCACCGGTGTGGCCGCGCTCGCGCGTCCCGCGCCGCGCACGCCGGCGCCCGGCGCGCGGCCGGTCGTCGTGCTGGAGAACCCGCGCCACCTCGGCAACATCGGCGCCGTCGTGCGCCTCGTCGCCGGCACGGGCGCCGCTGGCGTGCTCACCACGGGAACCGTCGACCCGTGGCACCCCGCCGTGCTGCGCGCCGCCGCCGGGCTGCACTGGGCGACGGCGGTCGGCCGCGTCGCCGGGCCGGAGGCGTTGCCGCCCGGCCCGCTGTACGCGCTCGACCCGGCGGGCACGGACCTGCGGGAGACGGCCCTGCCGCCCGGCGCGCTGCTCGCGTTCGGCTCGGAACGCTCGGGGCTGAGCGCGGAGCTGAAGGCGCGGGCCACCGCGCTCGTCTCGCTGCCGATGCGCGAGGGCGTCTCCAGCTACAACCTGGCCACCAGCGTGGCGATGACCCTCTACCACTGGCTCGCCGCCGCTCCCCGCTGA